Genomic DNA from Nonomuraea rubra:
CGAGCCGACGGGAATGGCGATCAGGAGAGCCGCGACTGTGAAACTCACCACACCGCCGAGCCGGCGTGATCGCCGGAGCCGTTCCTGAGGGCGGGCGTGCCTGCCCGCCGTCTTCCCCCCGCCGTTGCGCGTGCGCTCCACCAACCGAGCTCCCTTCCTCGACGCCTACCGGGTTAGCTGGCGGGTTCGGGCCGGAGCAGCCCTACCGAACAACTCGGATTCACCCCGAATGGCGGGCGATGGGGGTCGCCGCCGGTGGGTCCCCGGCTCCCCTCGCGGGGATTGGGCGTGTTCCTCGCGCGCGACACGCGGGGAACATCGTCGCTGGACACTAATGCACTCCGAGTTCGTGCTCAACCGGAACTGCCGAGTTCATAGAGGTTTCACAACCGAAGGGTCACAAGGTGATCTCGTGTCTGACCGGGCTGAACGGACTTTATGTCCGCTTCGTTGCTGCATCTGCCGGATGTGGGGAGCGTGCTCATATGGCCACCAGATGTAACAGGATGGGCCCAGAGATGGGAGTTAAGTCTGAGCCGTAATGACATCTGTACTCTGGAGAGCCATGGAGCAGGTGGCCGAACTGGCAACGTCCGAGACCGGGCCCGAGACCGCAGTGGTGGTCCGGCGTGCCCGCACGCCCGACGTCAGGACGGTCAGGCGGCTGGTCGACACCTACGCGGGCGCGGGCCCGCGGCTCCTGGAGAAGGCCACGGTCACCCTGTACGAGGACGTACAGGAGTTCTGGGTGGCCGAGCGGGGCGGGCAGGTCGTCGGCTGCGGCGCGCTCCACGTGTTGTGGGAGGATCTCGCGGAGGTCCGTACCGTGGCCGTGGACCCGGAGTGCCGAGGGATGGGCGTCGGCCATCGGATCGTCTCGGCGCTGATACAGCACGCGAAGGATCTGGGTCTGCGACGTGTATTCTGTCTGACTTTTGAGGTGGACTTCTTCGCGAGACACGGCTTTCGCCCGATTCAGGGCACGCCGGTCTCGCCCGAGGTGTACGCCGAACTGCTGGCCTCGTACGACGAGGGTGTGGCGGAGTTCCTCGACCTGGAACACGTCAAACCGAACACCCTGGGCAACACCCGCATGCTGCTCCATCTGACATCGGGTGACGCAGACCTTGACCAGATGGAAAGGTGATTGTTGATACCTATGTCGATACGTTGGGCAGCACAGGCATGTGTCCTGACACGTGCCACATGCGCACTCGAAGCGAGGTGACACGGTGAGCACCGGACAGCCGCCGTATCCACAGGACGATTCCGGCGAGAATTCCGCGCCCGGCACCCCTTACGGGCAGCAGAACACGGGCCGCCACCCCGGCGAGCCCGACCCGGACGTCACTGTGGTCGGCTACCGGGCGGACGACGCCTACGGCCAGCAACCCCAGTATGGCCAGCAGCAGGGCTACGGCCAGCAGGGTTACGGCCAGCAACAAGGCTACGGCCAGCAGCAGGGCCAGTACGGCCAGCAGCAGGGCTACGGACAGCAGGGCTACGACCAGCAACAGCAGTACGGCCAGCAGCAGGGTTACGGGCAGCAACAGCAGTCCCAGCCCGACTACGGCCAGCAGCAGCAGTACGGCTACGGCCAGCAACCCCAGTCGGGCCAGCAGCCCGGCTACGGACAGCAGCAGGGCCAGTACGGCCAGCAGCAGGGCTACGGACAGCAGGGCTACGACCAGCAACAGCAGTATGGTCAGCAACAGGGCTACGGCCAGCAGCCGCAGTCGGGCCAGCAATATGGGCAGCAACCCCAGTCGCAGCCCGGCTACGGCCAGCAGGCCGCCTACGGTCAGCAGCAGCAGTCCCAGCCGGACTACGGCCAGGCCCAGTACGGCCAGCAGCCGCAATCGCAGCCTGACTACGGTCAGCAGGGCGCCTACGGCCAGCAGCCCCAGTCGCAGCCGGACTACGGCCAGCAGGCCCAGTACGGTCAGCAGCAGGGCTACGGCCAGCAGGGCTACGGCCAGCAGCAGCAACAGCAGGGCTACGGCCAGCAGCAGGGTTACGGGCAGCAGCAGCCGTCCCAGCCCGGCTACGCTCAGCCCGGTTACGGCCAGCAGGGCTACGACCAGCAGCAGTTCGGCCAGCAGGGCTACGGGCAGCAGCCGCAGCAGTACGGGCAGGGCGGCTACGGCCAGCCCGGCTACGGGCAGCCCTACGGCCAGCCGGTCGGCGTGCAGCCGCCCGGAGCGCCGGCGCCGCTGGCGGAGTGGTGGCAGCGCCTGGTGGCGAGGATCATCGACGGTGTCCTGTTCGGCATCGTGCTGTTCGTGCTGACCCTGGTCCTCGGTATCTTCGCGCTGGCGAGCTACGACACCGCGACAGGCGCCGCCACTGGCTTCGCCACCTCGTTCCTGTACAACTTCCTCGTCGCGCTCCTCGCGACCGTGATCTACGTCGGCTACGACTTCCTCTTGCACAAGATGAAGGGCCAGACGATCGGCAAGATGGTCATGGGGATCAAGGTCGTACCGGTCGGGCAGGCGATGTCCCAGGGCGGCCTGGAGACGGGCCCGGCGCTCATCCGCGGCGCCGTGACGTGGGGTGGCTACATCCTCTACTTCGTGCCCTTCGGAACCCTGCTCGCCCCGCTGGTCTGCGGCCTCAACGGCGCCTCCCAGCTCTGGGACAAGCCGCTGCAGCAGACGTTCGCGGACAAGGCGGCGAAGACCGTGGTGGTGAAGATCAAGTAGTCCTCCCGAGACACGACATAGGGGCCGGCCTCGCCGGCCCCTATGTTTTGTGTGTGGACCTGTACCAGAATTAGTTAGCGACCCGAGCCCCCGACGACGCGAGGTGGCAGTTATGGCCGGGACGGCGCCGCGGACGGACGTGCTGC
This window encodes:
- a CDS encoding amino-acid N-acetyltransferase is translated as MEQVAELATSETGPETAVVVRRARTPDVRTVRRLVDTYAGAGPRLLEKATVTLYEDVQEFWVAERGGQVVGCGALHVLWEDLAEVRTVAVDPECRGMGVGHRIVSALIQHAKDLGLRRVFCLTFEVDFFARHGFRPIQGTPVSPEVYAELLASYDEGVAEFLDLEHVKPNTLGNTRMLLHLTSGDADLDQMER
- a CDS encoding RDD family protein, with translation MSTGQPPYPQDDSGENSAPGTPYGQQNTGRHPGEPDPDVTVVGYRADDAYGQQPQYGQQQGYGQQGYGQQQGYGQQQGQYGQQQGYGQQGYDQQQQYGQQQGYGQQQQSQPDYGQQQQYGYGQQPQSGQQPGYGQQQGQYGQQQGYGQQGYDQQQQYGQQQGYGQQPQSGQQYGQQPQSQPGYGQQAAYGQQQQSQPDYGQAQYGQQPQSQPDYGQQGAYGQQPQSQPDYGQQAQYGQQQGYGQQGYGQQQQQQGYGQQQGYGQQQPSQPGYAQPGYGQQGYDQQQFGQQGYGQQPQQYGQGGYGQPGYGQPYGQPVGVQPPGAPAPLAEWWQRLVARIIDGVLFGIVLFVLTLVLGIFALASYDTATGAATGFATSFLYNFLVALLATVIYVGYDFLLHKMKGQTIGKMVMGIKVVPVGQAMSQGGLETGPALIRGAVTWGGYILYFVPFGTLLAPLVCGLNGASQLWDKPLQQTFADKAAKTVVVKIK